A region from the Scylla paramamosain isolate STU-SP2022 unplaced genomic scaffold, ASM3559412v1 Contig2, whole genome shotgun sequence genome encodes:
- the LOC135095908 gene encoding keratin-associated protein 10-4-like: MLRSPRKQEPADRACCQQETADRACWQQEPADRACCQQETADRACWQQEPADRACCQQETADRACWQQETADRACCQQETADRACWQQETADRACWQQEPADRACWQQETEDRACWQQETADRACWQQETADRACCQQETADRACCQQETSRQGVLPAGDSRQRACSRRSQQTGRAGSRRQQTGRAGSRRPADRACWQQEPADRACCQQETADNVLAAGGASRQGVLAAGAFIPPSLHSLLSTPVK; encoded by the coding sequence caggagccagcagacagggcgtgctgccagcaggagacAGCAGACAGGGCCTGCTGgcagcaggagccagcagacagggcgtgctgccagcaggagacagcagacagggcgtgctggcagcaggagccagcagacagggcgtgctgccagcaggagacAGCAGACAGGGCCTGCTGGCAGCAGGAGacagcagacagggcgtgctgccagcaggagacagcagacagggcgtgctggcaGCAGGAGacagcagacagggcgtgctggcagcaggagccagcagacagggccTGCTGGCAGCAGGAGACAGAAGACAGGGCCTGCTGGCAGCAGGAGacagcagacagggcgtgctggcaGCAGGAGacagcagacagggcgtgctgccagcaggagacagcagacagggcgtgctgccagcaggagaccagcagacagggcgtgctgccagcaggagacAGCAGACAACGTGCTTGCAGCAGgaggagccagcagacagggcgtgctggcaGCAGGAGacagcagacagggcgtgctggcaGCAGGAgaccagcagacagggcgtgctggcagcaggagccagcagacagggcgtgctgccagcaggagacAGCAGACAACGTGCTTGCAGCAGgaggagccagcagacagggcgtgctggcagcaggag